Proteins from a genomic interval of Xiphophorus maculatus strain JP 163 A chromosome 7, X_maculatus-5.0-male, whole genome shotgun sequence:
- the LOC102236776 gene encoding stress-associated endoplasmic reticulum protein 2, with amino-acid sequence MVAKQRIRMANEKHSKNITQRGNVAKTLRPQEEKYPVGPWLLALFVFVVCGSAIFQIIQSIRMGM; translated from the exons ATGGTGGCCAAACAGAGGATCCGGATGGCCAACGAGAAACACAGCAAGAACATCACGCAGAGAGGAAACGTAGCCAAGACGCTG CGACCGCAAGAGGAGAAGTACCCTGTCGGCCCCTGGCTTCTCGCCCTCTTTGTATTCGTTGTTTGTGGATCAG CCATATTCCAGATCATCCAGAGTATCCGTATGGGGATGTGA